A section of the Chryseobacterium scophthalmum genome encodes:
- a CDS encoding DUF4268 domain-containing protein has protein sequence MFSKEEAHQLKKEFWTAFGKSFPRKWLLYNTKIKDFSFKFYADKKKAEVSLDIEMKDEVFRDAYYNKIWSLEDILKDFVGDFHKEEFYTLENGKVISRIWVEKEGISVFNKNTWQEAFEFFVEKMDGFEMFYYEYEDFIKDV, from the coding sequence ATGTTCAGTAAAGAAGAAGCACATCAATTAAAAAAAGAATTTTGGACGGCTTTCGGAAAATCGTTTCCGAGAAAATGGCTTTTATATAATACCAAAATCAAGGATTTTTCATTTAAATTTTATGCAGATAAGAAGAAAGCGGAAGTTTCTTTAGATATCGAAATGAAAGATGAAGTTTTCAGAGATGCCTATTACAATAAAATCTGGTCATTGGAAGATATTCTTAAAGATTTTGTTGGTGATTTTCATAAAGAAGAATTTTATACTTTAGAAAACGGAAAAGTTATCAGCAGAATCTGGGTTGAAAAAGAAGGAATTTCTGTTTTCAATAAAAATACATGGCAAGAAGCTTTTGAGTTTTTTGTTGAAAAAATGGATGGCTTTGAAATGTTTTATTACGAGTATGAAGATTTTATAAAAGATGTTTAG
- a CDS encoding RDD family protein, which produces MEQIKYDTIYRRFFAKIIDYILLLIVGYVLTIFLPPTTYSFDFDNAKIQQSTDPVLNFWINYGDLVLSTILIIYFVAFHLFGGQTLGKMMTGVKVWDISENKKITFKQSFLRSLPDIFFVLITFLFSYEYLPLALICLWNIANLIQVLPDKKHRTINDLIAKSIVLKISDNNIKN; this is translated from the coding sequence ATGGAACAAATAAAATATGATACTATTTACAGAAGATTTTTTGCGAAAATTATTGACTACATTCTCTTATTGATTGTTGGTTATGTCTTAACAATCTTTCTTCCACCAACAACGTATTCTTTTGATTTTGATAATGCAAAAATTCAACAAAGCACCGATCCGGTATTAAATTTCTGGATCAATTATGGTGATTTAGTATTATCAACAATCTTAATAATTTATTTTGTTGCCTTTCACTTGTTTGGTGGACAGACCCTTGGAAAAATGATGACTGGTGTAAAAGTTTGGGATATTAGTGAAAATAAAAAAATAACTTTCAAGCAATCATTTTTGAGAAGTCTTCCTGATATTTTCTTTGTTTTAATCACTTTTCTATTTAGCTATGAATATCTTCCGTTGGCATTAATATGTCTTTGGAATATTGCAAACTTAATACAAGTACTTCCTGATAAAAAGCATAGAACAATAAATGATTTAATTGCAAAATCTATCGTTTTAAAAATATCAGATAATAATATTAAAAATTAA
- a CDS encoding tetratricopeptide repeat protein, translating to MKRFLLLILFPVFSFSQNKNEAEVKVNEGIILHDEGKYNDALDKYEEALKLDKNNLIAISEKAMTLEALKKYDEAIELCKLAISIYPKEDIKTIYITYGNSLDHSKRTKDALKIYDEGIKKYPNYYQLYFNKAITLVNDKQIEKSLELFQKSATLNPNHLGSLNALAALNRDKRIISILASLRYLSIDNKTSRAKGNLDSVVDLMQKGVTQTDDKNITLAIDPKAMEDMGKKKKGINNFSTVDMVLSMTAALDFDEKNKNKTQCQKAIDKFESIFAVLKEGQKENKGFYWEFLAPYFIELKDKNLIEPFANIVFLPFQEEDVKKYHQDNANEIQRFYEWDKNYPWK from the coding sequence ATGAAAAGATTTCTACTATTAATTTTATTTCCTGTCTTTAGTTTCTCTCAGAATAAAAATGAGGCTGAAGTAAAAGTTAATGAGGGCATTATACTTCACGACGAAGGTAAATACAATGATGCCCTTGATAAGTATGAAGAAGCCCTTAAACTTGATAAAAATAATTTAATAGCAATTTCAGAAAAAGCAATGACTCTTGAAGCTTTAAAAAAATATGATGAAGCCATCGAACTATGTAAACTTGCAATAAGCATTTACCCAAAAGAAGATATAAAAACGATATATATTACTTATGGAAACAGTCTTGATCATTCTAAAAGAACAAAGGATGCATTGAAAATTTACGATGAAGGAATAAAAAAATATCCGAACTACTATCAACTGTATTTTAATAAAGCAATTACTTTAGTTAACGATAAACAAATTGAAAAATCTTTAGAATTATTTCAAAAATCAGCAACGCTGAATCCCAATCATCTGGGATCTCTGAATGCTTTAGCTGCCTTAAACCGTGACAAGAGAATTATCTCTATTTTAGCTTCGTTAAGATATCTTTCTATTGATAATAAAACTTCCCGTGCAAAAGGAAACTTAGATTCTGTAGTCGATTTAATGCAAAAAGGTGTTACTCAAACTGATGATAAAAACATCACATTAGCTATTGATCCCAAAGCAATGGAAGATATGGGCAAAAAAAAGAAAGGAATCAATAATTTCTCAACGGTGGATATGGTTTTATCAATGACTGCAGCGTTGGATTTTGACGAAAAAAACAAAAATAAAACACAATGCCAGAAAGCCATCGATAAATTTGAAAGTATTTTTGCTGTTCTGAAGGAAGGACAAAAAGAGAACAAAGGTTTTTATTGGGAATTTTTAGCTCCTTATTTTATTGAGTTGAAGGATAAAAATTTAATTGAACCTTTTGCAAATATTGTCTTTCTTCCCTTTCAAGAGGAAGATGTGAAAAAGTATCATCAAGACAATGCTAATGAGATTCAACGTTTTTATGAGTGGGATAAAAACTATCCCTGGAAATAA
- the gldG gene encoding gliding motility-associated ABC transporter substrate-binding protein GldG, which produces MKKINLKSPFAILLIGTFAVALILAFSGIRLDLTKEKRYTLSDSTIKVLESVKKPLTVDVYLEGDFPASFKQLQSETKFMLEEFRKINPKIDFKFIDPIKTKMSQDTLMAMGMQPSILPDIKDGKVSQITLFPYAVVKYNQRGVSIPLVVQQSNINAEEQLRKSIENLEYNLVSNIKAVASDKRKKIGILVNQDELNPREFEGFMNLALESYDAGPIVPKNNVEITQADVPLLKQMSALVIAKPRKAFTDGEKVILDQYIMNGGKTLWMIDAVNAEMDTLTRSKKVMPFPVDINMTDFFFNYGLRINPALVKDVKKYALLKLVTGEVGGNAQYTSLPWPYFPLGIAEHDHPITKNINPVKLEFPTSIDTLGERKFKTHVLFESSERTLLKQVPNYVELKEISSVDSLGQMEKPSTPKIFAVALEGKFNSAYASRIERKSYPGFKATSPENKMIVIADGDVGRNKIIKGQALPLGVDMLTDEQFGNEQFLRNALDYLLDDSNLMELRNRNIEERLLDRHRIADERTNWQYLNLFLPLAIIGLLGGLFFWLRKKKFG; this is translated from the coding sequence ATGAAGAAGATCAACCTAAAATCTCCGTTTGCCATTTTATTGATTGGAACTTTTGCTGTTGCATTAATTCTTGCATTTTCGGGCATCAGATTAGATTTAACCAAAGAAAAAAGATACACGCTTTCAGATAGCACAATAAAAGTTTTAGAATCGGTTAAAAAACCTTTAACGGTAGATGTTTACTTAGAAGGAGATTTCCCGGCAAGTTTTAAACAACTTCAGAGCGAAACCAAGTTTATGCTTGAAGAGTTCAGAAAAATCAATCCAAAAATAGATTTTAAATTCATCGATCCCATCAAAACAAAAATGTCGCAGGATACTTTGATGGCAATGGGAATGCAGCCTTCAATACTTCCGGATATCAAAGACGGAAAAGTTTCGCAGATTACTCTATTTCCTTATGCAGTTGTAAAGTATAACCAAAGAGGAGTTTCTATTCCGTTAGTTGTACAGCAATCTAATATCAATGCGGAAGAGCAATTGAGAAAATCGATTGAAAATTTAGAATATAATTTAGTTTCAAACATCAAAGCAGTTGCTTCAGATAAAAGAAAAAAAATAGGAATTCTTGTGAATCAGGATGAGCTGAATCCCCGTGAATTTGAAGGATTTATGAATCTTGCCTTAGAAAGTTATGATGCAGGACCGATTGTTCCAAAAAATAATGTGGAAATTACTCAGGCGGACGTTCCTTTACTGAAACAAATGAGCGCTTTGGTGATTGCAAAGCCAAGAAAAGCTTTTACAGACGGTGAAAAAGTTATTCTGGATCAGTACATCATGAACGGCGGAAAAACACTTTGGATGATCGATGCGGTAAACGCTGAAATGGATACTTTAACGAGATCTAAAAAAGTAATGCCTTTCCCGGTTGATATTAATATGACTGATTTTTTCTTTAATTATGGTTTAAGAATCAATCCGGCTTTGGTAAAAGATGTAAAAAAGTATGCGCTTTTAAAACTGGTTACCGGTGAAGTTGGAGGAAATGCACAATACACAAGTCTTCCGTGGCCGTATTTTCCTTTGGGAATTGCAGAACATGATCATCCGATTACAAAAAATATCAATCCTGTAAAACTTGAATTTCCTACATCAATTGATACTTTGGGCGAAAGAAAATTTAAAACTCATGTTTTATTTGAATCAAGTGAAAGAACTTTACTGAAGCAGGTTCCGAATTATGTTGAGCTAAAAGAAATTTCCAGCGTAGACAGTCTCGGACAAATGGAAAAACCAAGCACACCGAAAATTTTTGCCGTTGCTCTGGAAGGAAAATTTAATTCAGCTTATGCTTCAAGAATTGAAAGAAAATCTTATCCTGGCTTTAAAGCAACAAGTCCGGAAAATAAAATGATCGTGATTGCAGATGGTGATGTCGGAAGAAATAAAATCATTAAAGGTCAAGCTTTACCTTTAGGAGTTGATATGCTGACTGACGAACAGTTTGGTAACGAACAGTTCCTTAGAAATGCTTTAGATTATCTTCTCGATGACAGCAATCTGATGGAATTGAGAAACAGAAACATTGAAGAACGTCTTCTCGATCGTCACAGAATCGCTGATGAAAGAACAAATTGGCAATACCTGAATTTATTTTTGCCTTTAGCAATAATCGGACTTTTAGGAGGGTTATTTTTCTGGCTAAGAAAAAAGAAATTCGGATAG
- the cysD gene encoding sulfate adenylyltransferase subunit CysD — MSDYKLNYLEQLEAESIYIMREIAAQFEKPALLFSGGKDSITLVHLAKKAFAPMKIPFPFVHIDTGHNFPEALQFRDYFAESLGAELIVRKVEDTIKAKRLTEPKGKFASRNWLQTHTLLDTIEEFQFDACIGGARRDEEKARAKERFFSVRDEFGQWDPKLQRPELWNIYNGRINKGENVRVFPISNWTELDVWNYIKKENIQLPSIYFAHDRDVIEYEGQLIAVSDFIQIDENDKIQNKKVRYRTVGDMTCTAAVESTAETLDQVVNEITASRISERGETRIDDKVTEAAMEDRKKGGYF; from the coding sequence ATGAGTGACTACAAACTAAATTATCTCGAACAATTGGAAGCTGAAAGCATTTACATCATGCGTGAAATTGCTGCTCAGTTTGAAAAACCAGCCTTACTTTTCAGTGGCGGAAAAGATTCAATTACATTGGTTCATCTGGCGAAAAAGGCTTTTGCTCCGATGAAAATTCCTTTTCCTTTTGTACATATCGATACGGGACACAATTTTCCGGAAGCATTGCAGTTCAGGGATTATTTTGCTGAAAGTCTTGGTGCAGAACTGATTGTACGAAAAGTAGAAGACACAATTAAAGCTAAAAGATTAACTGAACCAAAAGGAAAATTTGCTTCTAGAAACTGGTTACAAACGCATACTTTATTAGATACGATTGAAGAATTTCAATTTGATGCCTGTATTGGCGGAGCAAGAAGAGATGAGGAAAAAGCCAGAGCAAAGGAGAGATTTTTCTCTGTTCGTGACGAATTCGGACAATGGGATCCGAAATTACAGCGTCCTGAATTATGGAATATCTATAACGGAAGAATCAACAAAGGTGAAAATGTGAGAGTTTTCCCGATTTCAAACTGGACGGAACTTGATGTCTGGAATTATATCAAAAAAGAAAATATTCAGCTTCCATCGATTTATTTTGCGCACGATCGTGATGTGATTGAGTATGAGGGACAATTAATTGCGGTTTCAGATTTTATTCAAATCGATGAAAATGACAAGATTCAAAATAAAAAAGTACGTTACAGAACGGTTGGAGATATGACTTGTACTGCTGCAGTGGAAAGTACAGCCGAAACTTTAGATCAGGTTGTAAACGAAATTACCGCTTCCAGAATTTCAGAACGTGGCGAAACCAGAATTGACGATAAAGTGACGGAAGCCGCAATGGAAGACAGAAAGAAGGGAGGATACTTTTAG
- a CDS encoding YceI family protein: protein MKKIGVIALASLGLLLASCGDKKEAATAGQEQTVAEKQGDVFTVDAAASKVNWKAFHKGGFAPRWGTLAISTGELSVADNQLTSGEFVIDMKSIKVDPASVTEKDKKYTDLEGHLKNADFFDVEKHPTADFKITKVEDLAAGAQNAVEGANKTVSGNLTLLGKTMNVTFPAKVEIVDKSATLKAQFTVNRADWGIKFGTDETDPAEWMISKDIEIGIDVKAAQK from the coding sequence ATGAAGAAAATTGGCGTAATCGCTTTGGCAAGTTTAGGTTTACTTCTTGCATCTTGTGGAGATAAAAAAGAAGCTGCAACTGCAGGTCAGGAACAAACAGTAGCTGAAAAGCAAGGTGATGTTTTCACTGTTGATGCGGCTGCATCTAAAGTAAACTGGAAAGCTTTCCACAAAGGAGGTTTTGCTCCACGTTGGGGAACTTTAGCAATTTCTACGGGAGAATTATCTGTTGCGGATAATCAATTGACATCTGGTGAATTTGTAATCGATATGAAGTCGATCAAAGTAGATCCTGCTTCTGTAACTGAGAAAGACAAAAAATATACAGATCTTGAAGGTCACCTTAAAAATGCTGACTTCTTTGACGTAGAAAAACACCCAACTGCTGATTTCAAAATCACTAAAGTTGAAGATCTTGCTGCAGGTGCTCAAAACGCTGTAGAAGGTGCTAACAAAACGGTAAGCGGAAACCTAACCTTATTAGGTAAAACAATGAACGTGACTTTCCCTGCAAAAGTAGAAATCGTAGACAAATCTGCTACTTTGAAAGCTCAATTCACTGTAAACCGTGCTGATTGGGGAATCAAATTCGGAACTGACGAAACTGATCCTGCAGAATGGATGATCAGCAAAGATATCGAAATCGGTATCGATGTAAAAGCTGCTCAAAAATAA
- a CDS encoding tetratricopeptide repeat protein has product MKKIILFLILLVFPLASAQNVFKSQKQIYLAEYYAHQKEDQKALDHYLEAFKINSKTPNSDAYLEAAAIAFKLKNNKTAKELLTQSITKQLAPLDFIKNFKSLIPYKDSKEMKEVLAQYDDLENQYYHELKNPASYMEIQELIAKDQLVREEENVFQNLSNKVDSVNIMRLKELTMKYGWESRAWVLLWHHRGSYKESHFVWNFFIPYLQKEIEKDNVNKDFFVDFEELYATKNNHHAPAIYKMGGIGRASVNQTYYDIKNLDKRRKSVGLPPLYFEYFLYGNELPEGYEYNPANLLKDLENL; this is encoded by the coding sequence ATGAAAAAAATTATCTTATTCCTAATTTTATTGGTATTTCCTTTAGCATCTGCACAAAATGTTTTTAAATCACAAAAACAAATCTATTTGGCAGAATATTATGCCCATCAAAAAGAAGATCAGAAAGCTTTAGACCATTATTTGGAAGCATTTAAAATAAATTCAAAAACACCAAATAGTGATGCTTATTTAGAAGCTGCAGCAATTGCTTTTAAACTTAAAAATAATAAAACAGCTAAAGAATTACTTACCCAAAGTATTACCAAACAATTAGCTCCATTAGATTTTATCAAAAACTTTAAAAGTTTAATTCCTTATAAAGATTCTAAAGAAATGAAGGAAGTTTTAGCTCAATATGATGATTTGGAAAATCAATATTATCATGAACTTAAGAATCCTGCATCATATATGGAAATTCAAGAACTTATTGCTAAAGATCAGCTCGTTAGAGAGGAAGAAAATGTTTTTCAAAATTTAAGCAATAAAGTAGATTCAGTAAATATTATGAGGCTAAAAGAGCTTACAATGAAGTACGGTTGGGAATCAAGAGCATGGGTTTTACTTTGGCATCATCGTGGTTCTTATAAAGAAAGTCATTTTGTTTGGAACTTTTTCATACCATATCTTCAAAAAGAAATTGAAAAAGATAATGTCAATAAAGATTTTTTTGTAGATTTTGAAGAACTCTACGCTACTAAAAATAATCATCATGCTCCTGCAATTTATAAAATGGGAGGAATTGGAAGAGCAAGTGTGAATCAAACATATTATGACATAAAAAATCTTGACAAAAGAAGAAAGTCTGTAGGTTTGCCACCTTTATATTTTGAGTATTTTCTTTACGGAAATGAGCTTCCAGAAGGTTATGAATACAATCCTGCTAATCTTCTAAAAGATCTGGAAAATTTATAA
- a CDS encoding type II toxin-antitoxin system RelE/ParE family toxin: MKIVWTDFAIKNLKSIFDYYVTNANRKIAHKIRRQIFDSTKQLIKNPESGQLELYLEKLNLNHRYILINNYKIIYRIIHNQIVISDIFDVRQNPIKMNDEDRNK; this comes from the coding sequence ATGAAAATTGTCTGGACAGATTTTGCAATTAAAAATTTAAAAAGTATTTTCGATTATTATGTTACAAATGCAAATCGGAAAATTGCTCATAAAATAAGAAGACAAATCTTTGATTCTACAAAACAATTAATAAAAAATCCTGAATCGGGGCAGTTGGAATTATATCTTGAAAAATTAAATCTAAATCATCGATATATTCTAATTAATAATTATAAAATAATCTATCGAATTATCCATAACCAAATCGTAATCAGTGATATTTTTGATGTAAGACAAAATCCGATCAAAATGAATGATGAAGATCGTAATAAATGA
- a CDS encoding phosphoadenylyl-sulfate reductase — MFSKEDIDTLQQLTLEEGLQYISSKFSDGVVFSTSLGQEDQVITDAIFKNNLPIKVFTLDTGRLFYEHYDLLSKNNSRYQKKTEVYFPEASDVEKYLKEKGVNGFYHSVENRKECCFIRKVKPLNRALENAKVWITGLRSEQSENRENVPILEWDEERKLYKYNPLINWNYQDVLDYLEQNKVQELSLHKKGFISVGCQPCTRAIEEGENPRAGRWWWETSQKECGLHSH, encoded by the coding sequence ATGTTTTCAAAAGAGGATATAGATACTTTGCAGCAGCTTACATTGGAGGAAGGATTACAGTATATTTCCTCTAAATTTTCAGATGGGGTTGTTTTCTCAACTTCGCTTGGTCAGGAAGATCAGGTTATCACAGATGCTATTTTCAAAAATAATTTACCGATAAAAGTTTTCACCTTAGATACAGGAAGACTTTTCTATGAGCATTACGATTTGCTTTCAAAAAATAATTCGCGCTATCAAAAGAAAACTGAAGTTTATTTTCCAGAAGCTTCCGACGTTGAAAAATATTTGAAGGAAAAAGGAGTGAACGGTTTTTATCATTCCGTTGAAAACAGGAAAGAATGTTGCTTCATCCGAAAGGTAAAACCCTTAAATCGTGCCTTGGAAAATGCCAAAGTATGGATTACCGGTTTGCGCTCCGAACAATCTGAAAACCGTGAAAATGTGCCAATTTTGGAGTGGGATGAAGAACGGAAATTATACAAATACAACCCTTTAATTAACTGGAATTATCAGGATGTTCTGGATTATTTAGAACAAAATAAAGTTCAGGAACTGTCTTTACATAAAAAAGGTTTCATCAGTGTAGGTTGTCAACCTTGTACAAGAGCCATCGAAGAAGGTGAAAACCCAAGAGCCGGAAGATGGTGGTGGGAAACTTCACAAAAAGAATGCGGTCTGCATTCACATTAA
- a CDS encoding ClbS/DfsB family four-helix bundle protein has translation MAIPSNKEELIIAIESNYKKLKAEIDSIPEDLSDVKTLEGHSKETEMSVKNLISYLIGWGELVLKWNSKKELNEIVDFPETGYQWNELGKLAQKFYQDYENEDFCELKLKLDSTIEKILVLINSKSNDQLYGISWYEKYTLGRMIQFNTSSPYVNARLRLRKWKKEQGFK, from the coding sequence ATGGCAATTCCGTCCAACAAAGAAGAATTAATCATTGCGATTGAATCGAATTATAAAAAACTGAAGGCAGAGATCGATTCGATTCCTGAAGACTTGAGTGATGTAAAAACTTTGGAAGGTCATTCAAAAGAAACCGAAATGTCAGTAAAAAACCTCATCTCTTATCTGATTGGTTGGGGCGAATTGGTTTTAAAATGGAATTCAAAAAAAGAATTGAATGAAATCGTAGATTTTCCCGAAACAGGATACCAATGGAATGAACTAGGAAAACTTGCACAGAAATTCTATCAAGATTACGAAAATGAAGATTTCTGTGAATTGAAATTAAAACTTGATTCTACTATAGAAAAAATTTTAGTTCTCATCAATTCAAAATCGAATGACCAACTTTACGGAATCAGTTGGTATGAAAAATATACTTTAGGAAGAATGATTCAGTTTAATACTTCTTCACCTTATGTTAATGCAAGATTGAGATTGAGGAAATGGAAGAAAGAACAGGGTTTTAAGTAA
- a CDS encoding RrF2 family transcriptional regulator: MLSKKSQYAFKALSYLVEKRNEGPILISEIAENKKIPLKFLENILLELKKADILDSKKGKGGGYFFKENPQNVTLAKIIRLVNGPIAMLPCVSLNFYEKCADCNEDHCSLHDVLIEVRDASLKILEKKTLLDLID, encoded by the coding sequence ATGCTGTCAAAAAAATCTCAATATGCTTTTAAGGCGCTTTCATATCTTGTAGAAAAGAGAAATGAAGGCCCGATTCTTATTTCTGAAATTGCAGAAAACAAGAAAATTCCGTTGAAATTTCTTGAAAACATTTTGCTTGAACTAAAAAAAGCGGACATCCTCGATAGTAAAAAGGGAAAAGGAGGCGGCTATTTTTTTAAAGAAAATCCCCAAAATGTAACATTGGCAAAAATCATTCGTTTGGTGAATGGTCCTATTGCGATGCTTCCTTGTGTAAGTCTTAATTTTTACGAGAAATGTGCTGATTGTAACGAAGATCACTGCAGTTTGCACGATGTTTTAATTGAAGTAAGAGATGCTTCACTTAAAATTTTAGAGAAAAAAACTCTTTTAGATTTAATAGATTAA
- a CDS encoding DUF2314 domain-containing protein: MENNSFIFTDGRDPKMIEAYKKAQETFKYFWREQSWEYRRIIPGLNLACVKASFSEVNSDGEKIVEHMWMNDINFDGDTVSGYLINEPNDLTTIQPGDYFEIPLNEISDWLFAITPMQKKAKGLSKLFSSSSEPIPKAYGGFTIQKMRGDMSESERRDHDDAWQLDFGDFNEIEVVNEQKEKPENLIEHPMSKNMKEDFVKFLEEYPNELTNIDENGFTLLHRETIAGNLSSVEVLLEAGADKNLKTNKGKSALDYAKQLNWEHLIPIFEKN, encoded by the coding sequence ATGGAAAATAATTCGTTTATTTTTACGGACGGAAGAGACCCCAAAATGATTGAAGCGTATAAAAAAGCGCAGGAAACTTTTAAATATTTCTGGCGAGAGCAATCTTGGGAATACAGAAGAATCATCCCTGGATTAAATCTTGCCTGTGTAAAAGCTTCTTTCTCTGAAGTAAATTCCGATGGAGAAAAAATCGTAGAACATATGTGGATGAATGACATCAACTTTGATGGCGACACAGTTAGCGGATATCTCATCAACGAACCCAACGATTTGACCACAATACAACCCGGAGATTATTTTGAAATCCCGTTAAACGAAATCAGTGACTGGCTTTTTGCTATCACTCCGATGCAGAAAAAAGCCAAAGGACTTTCAAAATTATTTTCTTCATCTTCGGAGCCTATTCCCAAAGCTTATGGCGGATTTACCATTCAGAAAATGCGTGGAGATATGTCGGAATCTGAGAGAAGAGATCATGATGATGCGTGGCAACTCGATTTTGGAGATTTTAATGAGATTGAAGTCGTTAACGAGCAAAAAGAAAAGCCTGAAAACCTAATTGAACATCCGATGAGCAAGAATATGAAAGAAGATTTTGTAAAATTTCTTGAGGAATATCCAAACGAACTGACCAATATTGATGAAAACGGGTTTACACTTCTTCATCGAGAAACGATTGCCGGAAATTTAAGTTCTGTAGAAGTACTGCTCGAAGCCGGAGCAGATAAAAATTTAAAAACAAATAAAGGAAAATCTGCTTTAGATTATGCAAAACAACTAAATTGGGAGCATTTAATTCCTATTTTTGAAAAAAACTAA
- a CDS encoding YwqG family protein has product MIPEFLNEFKTQLEKYKLETIKISATPLENGESLQISDSKFLGKPYLPKEMEYPKDKENKPMVLWTQINFADVPVLDGYPDQGILQFFVSAEWFDMDDYKVVFHNNITEEFQTDFSFLTEEMYEESPIYREHKLDFSKEIEYGSSEDFRFDMRFNDKDYWDFQETLTKNQTEEIEKIIDGTGHKIGGYAYFTQADIRDCNKNLKQDLLLLQIDTDDEIMFGDSGVANFFINPEDLKNKRFEKAWFNWDCC; this is encoded by the coding sequence ATGATACCAGAGTTCCTCAATGAGTTTAAAACTCAGCTTGAAAAATACAAGCTTGAAACAATAAAAATTTCTGCCACACCTCTTGAAAACGGAGAATCTCTTCAAATTTCTGACAGTAAGTTTTTAGGAAAACCTTATTTACCAAAAGAGATGGAATACCCTAAAGACAAAGAAAACAAACCAATGGTTCTTTGGACGCAAATCAATTTTGCGGATGTTCCGGTTCTTGATGGTTATCCTGATCAAGGAATATTGCAATTTTTCGTATCTGCCGAATGGTTTGATATGGATGATTACAAAGTTGTTTTTCATAACAATATCACTGAAGAGTTTCAAACTGATTTTTCTTTTTTAACAGAAGAAATGTATGAAGAGTCACCAATTTATCGTGAACATAAACTCGATTTCAGTAAAGAAATTGAATATGGAAGTTCTGAAGATTTTCGATTTGACATGAGATTTAATGATAAAGATTATTGGGATTTTCAAGAAACACTTACAAAAAACCAGACAGAAGAAATAGAAAAAATTATTGATGGAACGGGTCACAAAATAGGAGGTTATGCCTATTTTACTCAGGCAGACATTAGAGATTGCAACAAAAATCTTAAGCAAGATTTGCTGTTACTACAGATTGATACTGATGATGAAATCATGTTTGGAGATTCTGGTGTTGCCAATTTTTTCATCAATCCGGAAGACTTAAAAAACAAACGTTTTGAAAAAGCTTGGTTTAATTGGGATTGTTGCTAA
- a CDS encoding ATP-binding cassette domain-containing protein, producing the protein MLEIKNISVSFKDKNVLQNLNLGIEEGIILGILGKNGAGKTTLFESLYQSQKYSGEILWQNQKLLRENISYLETENYFYPYITGREYLSYFAKDKLPKTIELAEKFQLPLDKYVQYYSSGMKKKLALIGMLMLDKPINILDEPFNGVDFEGVHLLYDIIRELKQSNKMVIISSHIIETLFHTCNRIVTLENGLITNIFEKSEFEKLNHFKFV; encoded by the coding sequence ATGTTGGAAATTAAAAATATATCGGTCAGTTTTAAAGATAAAAATGTTCTTCAGAATTTAAATTTAGGAATTGAAGAAGGCATTATTTTAGGTATTCTTGGGAAAAACGGAGCCGGAAAAACGACACTGTTTGAATCCTTATATCAAAGTCAGAAATACAGTGGTGAAATTTTGTGGCAAAACCAGAAACTTCTCCGTGAAAACATCTCTTATCTTGAAACAGAAAATTATTTCTATCCTTACATTACGGGAAGAGAATATCTCTCTTATTTCGCAAAAGATAAACTTCCGAAAACCATAGAACTCGCTGAAAAATTTCAACTTCCGTTAGATAAATATGTACAATATTATTCGAGTGGAATGAAAAAAAAACTGGCTTTGATCGGAATGTTGATGCTCGATAAACCAATCAATATTTTAGATGAACCGTTTAACGGAGTCGATTTTGAAGGTGTTCATTTATTGTATGACATCATCCGTGAATTGAAACAAAGCAATAAAATGGTAATTATCAGCTCGCATATTATTGAAACACTTTTTCATACTTGCAACCGAATCGTTACTTTAGAAAACGGGCTTATCACCAATATTTTTGAGAAATCTGAATTTGAAAAACTGAATCATTTTAAATTTGTTTAA